The DNA window GCTCGCCCCCTTGGAGTACGCCAGGTCCCGCACCTGAGTCAGGCCGAAGCGCGCCGGTTCCGCCGTGCCCGTCGCCATCGAGTCGAAGGCCCAGCCGGCGCCATCGCGGCGCGCGCGCACCAGGGCAGCGCCCGAACCCACCAGCATGAGGGGAACGTGTGTGCCGCCGACGTGGGCCATCTCGGTGCGGGAGCCATACGTGCTCGACCCTGGCCAGCTGACCTCCGGGATGCTGACCGTGCTGCGCCCATCCAGGAACAAGGTCGGCTGCGCCTCGCCCTGTGAGTAGTGGATGCGAAGGTAGATGCCGCCACTGCCGATGCTGAGCAAGTTCGGCTGTGCGCGCTGAGCGGCAAAACCCGAGCGGGTGAAATCATTGACGCCGGCGGGACCAGCATCGGCAATGCGCGCGCGCACGACCTTGCCATCGAGCAGATTGTCCCAGCTCACCTCGACGTTGCGCAGATGGGTGGCCCCGGCCTCGGGCGCGGAGTAGCGCAGCGCCGCGGCCCCTACGATCTGCGACGTCGCAGTATACGCAACGTCATTGGGCTTCTTGACCGGCGCAAGCAAGCTCACGCTCTCGACCTTCGGTTTGGGACCCCCGAAGGCGTGGTACACGCTGGCGCTCGCCCTGCGATCGTCCTGCGTCAACGCGAACCACGCGGCCTTTCCGATGGCGGCGTGGGAAGCCGCTGGGGCCGCCGCGACGCCCTCCAGCAATTGCCAGGGCTTTTCGTCCAGGGTGCACGAGAGCGGTGTACCCACCTTGCGATCGAAGACGTCACCGAGTCCCCCCTCGTTGGGCGAGAAGACTCCCTGATCGTCGTCGGACTGCCCGCGCCAACCGACCCGCGACAGCTCGTTTCCGATCACACAACCGCCCGGGTAACAGCGCACCGTAGAGGTGCACCCGTAGGCCGCGGGCCGACACATGCTGACCGGCAGCCGCCCGATGGGATCCCAGGTTGCGCCGCCATCGAGCGACTCCCACGCCATGCGCGTCGTGTCCGAAAAAGCAACGGCGCGTGAACCGACCGCGCCCACGTTGTTGGCCTCCCCGGGGGCTCGAGCCGCGGAGATCACTCGGCCATCATCGTCGACCACGATGACACTCGGCGCTCCCGTGGAGCGAACTACGATGGCGAAGGTTCCGTCTTCCGCCGGGCCGAGAGCGCTCACATTGACGGTGGGCGTCGGCGGCGGCCGCGCCCAGCGATCTTCGACCGGATCCGGCTCGTCGAAGTTGCCTTCGACCTGCTCGATCTCTCGGCCTTCGAACGACGCGCCGCCGTCCTTCGAGACGAAGACCGCAAGCCCCGAGCCCTTGGTCCGACGCCCGATCGCCAGCAGTGTGCGCCCGTCTGGCGAATAGGCCATCGCCAGCGCCGCTCCTTTGAGCGCTGGCACGGCCGATGGGGTGAGCTCCCACTCGATCTCGTCGACGCCACCATCTTTCTTCGGTTTTGCTCCGGTCCCGGCGTCGGGTTTCGAAGCCGCGGAGCCCGCGCCCTTGGTGTTCGATTTGGTCGCCGCATCTCCGGCGCCGGCATCCGCTGGTGCGATGCGCCGGTGATGAATGCCGTGCGGCAGACAGCCGCGAGAGGTGGTGTGCTGCGCGCAGATCCCGGTCACGGCCAGCTCGCCGCGGGGCCCCACGGCCAACGCCAGCTCGGCGACACGCCCCTCGATCGCGTACGGCTCACGTTCGAAGCTCTTGCCCGCGTCGTCGCTGCGCTGCAGCACCAGCGTCTGATTCACACCGGAGCCGCCCTTGGAGCAGGCGAGGTAGATGAACCGCCCCGACCCTGCCAGGCGCACGGTCTGGCAGCCGCTGGCCACGTCGAGCGGCGAGGACTTGAGTGGTCCGCCGGTCGCACCGCGCCACAAGAGCCAGCGTTCGTTGCCGGTGCGCCAACTGGACCCCCGGCTGGCTCCCTCTTCGCGCGCCGCCTCCAGGTATTGTCCGTCCAAAAAGATGGCTCGCCCTTCGGCCAGCGCGTTGGCGTCGGGGCCGCGCGAGGGCCGAGCCGCCAGCTTGAAGCGTCCCTTGGCTGGAGTGCGGCCCAGCGGCGGGAACGTGTTCGCTGTCTGGTCCCAGCGCGTCCACGAGAGCGGCGTCTGCAGCGCAACCCCCGCCTGATCGTCCCAACCCAGACCGAGCACACCGAACGTGGGAACATCCAGCTTGGTCCAGCTCATGCCGCCGTCTTTGGTCTCGAACAGCGCTTCGGGGACCGTGACCGCCAGGCCTCGTTTGCTGCTCGCCAACATCACGTCGACGAAACGCGTTGCGCTCGGGGCCCACGGGCTTCCAGGTTGCGCCCGCGTCCGGGCTCTGCACCAGCTGCCCTTCCCGAGTGATGCCGACGACGCTAGTGCCCGCCGCGCTGACTCTGGCGAGTTTGTCCACCGGAGCGCTGGTGCGGACGAAGGGACCAAGCGGCTCGCGGGCTTCGTAGCCGGTTCCGCTCTGCCCCACGTACAACCATCCGCCGTCTTCCAAGTGCAGGATCGCGATCAGCGGTTCCGGCGCGAGCCGAGCGGCAGCGCGCACGAGGCCGGTCTTCTTCTCGAACTGCCAGCGCTCGCCTCGCTCGCCGGCGTACAGCAGCGTTCCGTCCGAAAGCTCCACTCGGGCCAGGAGCGGCGCCTCGGTCCGCGGGTGATAAAGCCAGCTCGCCGGCGACGGGAAGGTCGTCTCACCGCGCGCGTTCTCGAGCAGCGAGTCCCGCGGTCGCACCGGTCCGGCGTTGCGACTGCAAGCCACCAATGCCCCACCCACGATGCCCGCGGCGGTCACGAGAATTCCACACGCGCGGAGCGCGCGACGAGCTGTGGGGGAGCGGGGTCTCATCCGGCGCAGGGATGTTACTCCGGATTGTGTCGAGCGGGGCCGCTCTGGCGGGCGGTAGAAAGAGGGCCGCGAGCGTCACCCTGCCGGAGCCGGGCGTGCACGCGCGCTTCCAGCGCGTTCGCCGGGGCTTCTTCCGGATCGGCCGCGTGTCCCGAGGTCCGCTCGCGACCCTGCTCGCGATGCAGGAGCAGGTGTGCGACCCGCGCCGCGAGCCGAGCGTCGCCGGAGTTTCCATCGAGCAAGAGCAGGTCACCGGCGGTGACGCCGGCGCCCCCAGGAGAAAAACACGAGCCGAAGGTCCCGCGCTGCCGGCGCGCGAGCTCGGCTGCCTCGGGATCGTGCGCGAGCAGGTCGAGGATGCGCGCGGTGCGAGCGTCGTCCGGTGCGTAGGCGGCGGGGCACGTCGGCGTTGCACGCCCACACGACAGGGCAACTACTAGAGTTGCCCAGCCCAGGGCGATGCACCTGCATGGTCTGGCGCTCACGTCGCACGCTGCCCGCGCTCACGCCGCCTCGCCGACCAAAGCGCCAGGGCCCCGATGCTGAACAGCGCCCCGGAGATCCCCGAAGCGGGCGAGCCTGCGCAGCCGGAGCCACACCCACTTGGGCGCGGCTGCATGCCCCCGTTCGGGGGCGGTTGTGCAAAACCATTCGAGGATGGCGGCGAGCCGCCATTCGGCTCGGGGCCCGGCGGAGGAGCCGTCGGCGTGACACACAGGGATCCGGGGCGACACTCACTCGGCGAAGCACAGGCCCGGCTCGCGCCGCAGACGTTGACGGCGACCCAATCCGTGACCGGCTCGGGCAGCTGGGCGCATGGCTCACCGAGCACGCGGGGCACACCCAGCTCGGAGCCGCGGGGAACCTCGAGGGCTCCGCAAGTGGAGCTGCGCGTTCGCGGCTCGAAACACAGGGTCGCCGGTCGACACACCTTCCCGACGTGAGAACACTGCGCGTCTTCCGTGCACTGGTGCAGCACACACCTGCCGCCCACCACGCCGAACCAGCCGTTCGGGCAGTTCGTCGGGGCCACTTTCTCGCAGCGCGGACCGCCGTGATCCGTGACCCCCACCGTGCCCGGCGGACACTGCTCAGGTGGGGGCGGCACCGCGTCGGCCGAGGCGGCCCGGGCAAACCAGACGACCAAGAGCGGTAGAGCGCGGAGCCACCTCATCCGGGCGACTCTACGCGAAGCGCGGCGTGGGGCGGTAGAGCGACGCTCAGCCGACTGGGTAGCTCTCGAGCTTCGTACAGAGCCCGGGCCACTCCGCGCGCAGCGAGCCATCGGCCAGCGGGTAGAGCATGCCCTCTTCCTTCATGTTGTGCTGCTGGATCAGCATCAACAGAGTGTCGCCCTGGTCGAGCAGCGCCTCGAGCTGACCCGCCTGTGCCGCCTTGCCCATCGTATCGAGCAGCGACCGCATCTGGACGTGCTCACTCCGCATCACGCTGGTGGGACCGCGCCCCCCCATGCCGGTGGCGCTCTCGAGGGCGGGGAACAACACTTCTTCTTCCATCGCGAAGTGGCGTCGCATCGCGGCGTCGAACTCGAGCCACAGGGCAAGGGCCGCGTCGGGCGAATCGGCCGCCTCGATTTCGGCCCACAGCTCGTCGCAGTGTCGGTGATCTCCGGTGAAAAAGGCCGCAGGGCTCTCGCTTTTCATGTTATCGGTCGATAACATCA is part of the Myxococcales bacterium genome and encodes:
- a CDS encoding hemerythrin domain-containing protein is translated as MKSESPAAFFTGDHRHCDELWAEIEAADSPDAALALWLEFDAAMRRHFAMEEEVLFPALESATGMGGRGPTSVMRSEHVQMRSLLDTMGKAAQAGQLEALLDQGDTLLMLIQQHNMKEEGMLYPLADGSLRAEWPGLCTKLESYPVG